One part of the Rutidosis leptorrhynchoides isolate AG116_Rl617_1_P2 chromosome 1, CSIRO_AGI_Rlap_v1, whole genome shotgun sequence genome encodes these proteins:
- the LOC139857490 gene encoding tryptophan--tRNA ligase, cytoplasmic produces MEKENEAKTEQKEEEQVVNPWEVSAKGKIDYDKLIDQFGCQRLDQSFVDRVYKLTNRSPHIFLRRNVFFAHRDFNEILDGYERGEKFYLYTGRGPSSEALHLGHLVPFMFTQYLQEAFKVPLVIQLTDDEKCMWKNLTVEESKRLARENAKDIIACGFDISRTFIFSDFDYVGGAFYENMVKVSKCVTYNKVVGIFGFTGEDHIGKISFPPVQAVPSFPSSFPHLFSGKDKLRCLIPCAIDQDPYFRMTRDVAPRLGYNKPALIESLFFPALQGETGKMSASDANSAIYVTDSQKDIKNKVNKYAFSGGQDSVENHRKYGANLEVDIPFKYLSFFLEDDDELEHIRKEYGSGRMLTGEVKKRLVEVLTEIVERHRAARAAVTDEMVDAFMAVRPLPNMFN; encoded by the exons ATGGAGAAAGAGAATGAAGCGAAAACAGAGCAAAAAGAAGAAGAACAAGTAGTAAATCCATGGGAAGTTTCTGCAAAAGGAAAgatcgattatgataaattaattgaCCAATTTGGTTGCCAACGACTTGACCAATCTTTCGTTGACCGTGTTTATAAACTCACCAATCGTTCTCCTCATATATTTCTTCGCCGTAATGTGTTCTTTGCTCACAG GGATTTCAATGAGATATTGGATGGTTAtgaacgtggtgaaaagttttACCTCTACACAGGTAGAGGTCCATCCTCTGAGGCGTTGCATTTGGGTCATCTTGTGCCTTTCATGTTCACCCA ATATTTGCAGGAGGCTTTTAAGGTTCCTCTAGTCATACAACTAACAGATGATGAAAAATGCATGTGGAAAAATCTTACAGTAGAGGAAAGCAAGAGACTTGCTCGTGAGAATGCAAAAGATATAATTGCTTGTGGATTTGACATCTCAAGAACCTTCATATTTTCAGACTTTGATTATGTCGGTGG TGCGTTTTATGAGAACATGGTAAAGGTTTCAAAATGTGTCACGTACAACAAG GTTGTTGGTATATTTGGGTTCACTGGTGAAGATCATATTGGAAAGATCAGTTTCCCACCTGTCCAG GCTGTTCCATCATTTCCTAGTTCCTTCCCACATTTGTTTTCTGGGAAGGATAAACTCCGCTGTTTGATTCCATGTGCAATTGACCAG GATCCTTATTTTAGGATGACAAGGGATGTTGCTCCTCGTTTAGGTTATAACAAGCCTGCATTAATAGAGTCGTTATTCTTTCCAGCCCTTCAG GGAGAGACAGGCAAAATGTCCGCTAGTGATGCTAATTCGGCAATATATGTCACCGACTCTCAAAAGGATATTAAGAACAAG GTGAACAAATATGCTTTCTCAGGAGGGCAAGATTCTGTTGAGAATCATAGGAAGTATGGAGCGAATCTTGAG GTGGATATACCTTTCAAATACCTAAGTTTCTTCTTGGAGGATGATGATGAACTTGAACATATTAGGAag GAGTATGGTTCGGGACGCATGCTTACAGGTGAAGTGAAAAAGAGATTAGTTGAAGTTTTAACTGAAATAGTGGAAAGACACCGTGCCGCTAGGGCAGCAGTTACTGATGAG ATGGTTGATGCTTTCATGGCGGTAAGACCACTTCCAAATATGTTCAACTAA